The following coding sequences lie in one Caproicibacterium argilliputei genomic window:
- the cmr6 gene encoding type III-B CRISPR module RAMP protein Cmr6 — MVNSSKRNLNYLFYKAYYDESNDKNYDKCNKDLCERAFNLSEKNILFPTHSFRLKTTYPGLLIGIGNTHAAGNNIDKESKKEIKLGFTLDYVTVLPIIPGSTIKGILRSAFDNYGEFVSKLLGNIEITELTKKIFAEGTEKIIFYDAIPVRANESNHLFGLDNITPHYPDLLENPIPLTMLKVLPEVVYMFRFGFDRWNNFSGVDSEALLDAFKNIILTLGVGAKTNVGYGAMEETEEIAVEGVCQKCGAKTGFNKKTNKVYQFCNKCNSKKK, encoded by the coding sequence ATGGTGAACTCAAGCAAAAGGAATCTTAACTATTTGTTTTACAAGGCTTATTATGACGAATCAAACGACAAGAACTACGACAAGTGCAACAAGGATTTGTGCGAAAGGGCTTTTAATCTTTCCGAAAAAAATATTCTTTTTCCAACGCATAGTTTTCGCTTGAAAACGACCTACCCAGGATTGCTTATCGGAATCGGAAACACTCACGCGGCGGGCAATAATATCGATAAAGAAAGCAAAAAAGAAATCAAACTTGGCTTTACTCTCGATTATGTAACCGTCTTGCCGATTATTCCTGGAAGCACGATTAAAGGCATTCTCCGAAGTGCGTTTGACAATTATGGGGAATTTGTGAGCAAATTATTGGGAAATATTGAAATAACCGAGCTTACTAAAAAAATATTTGCTGAAGGAACGGAAAAAATTATTTTTTACGACGCAATCCCCGTTAGGGCGAATGAAAGCAACCATCTTTTCGGCTTGGACAACATCACACCTCATTATCCGGATTTGCTTGAAAATCCAATTCCTCTGACTATGCTTAAGGTCTTGCCGGAGGTTGTTTATATGTTTCGGTTTGGCTTCGACAGGTGGAATAATTTCAGCGGAGTTGATTCTGAGGCTCTCTTAGATGCTTTCAAAAACATTATACTAACGCTTGGAGTCGGCGCGAAAACCAATGTCGGTTATGGCGCAATGGAGGAAACAGAGGAAATAGCGGTTGAAGGAGTATGCCAAAAATGCGGAGCAAAAACAGGATTTAATAAAAAAACAAACAAGGTTTATCAATTTTGCAATAAGTGCAATTCAAAGAAAAAGTGA
- a CDS encoding type III-B CRISPR module-associated protein Cmr5, whose protein sequence is MNKRKVDALIPRAYDILAKVEIAKDGKIDKAWRGQIASFGAAISMGSLLSAVCFFSDNGNAAVERKKLMNGIFLLIKDEYSKQISNANTLFELISQKSNGKKLKEDILNAAIALKLAMNLYTLE, encoded by the coding sequence ATGAACAAGCGAAAAGTTGACGCGCTTATTCCTCGTGCGTATGATATTTTAGCCAAAGTTGAAATTGCAAAAGACGGCAAAATTGATAAAGCGTGGCGAGGACAGATTGCGTCATTCGGTGCGGCTATTTCAATGGGAAGCCTGCTTTCGGCGGTCTGCTTTTTCAGCGATAACGGAAATGCCGCAGTCGAGCGAAAAAAGTTGATGAATGGGATTTTTTTGTTAATCAAAGATGAATATTCAAAGCAAATCAGCAATGCGAATACGCTGTTCGAGCTTATTAGTCAAAAATCCAATGGCAAGAAGCTTAAGGAAGATATTCTAAACGCGGCAATAGCTTTAAAGCTTGCTATGAACCTTTACACTTTGGAATAG
- the cmr4 gene encoding type III-B CRISPR module RAMP protein Cmr4: MKPHIFKIECLTDMHVGNGEANYNIIDNEVQKDTVLQDVPIIQSSGVKGALKQHFEGIWGKESKYTKQVFGGEIETTDADGSKKKTTKEGAYKFFTAVCLARPLRVSDGEKPYVLATSYDVLDSFKSLLDGLKLKSGYENLIGSFFDGDKVEVEGKPTVLKKTSSKKSIFKEDFVVFNSLQDFALPVRARNFLDDGGISKNLWYEELVPHKSIFYFAILVPDDDQLFAEFKEKLEASPVQFGGNASVGNGYTTVTEVEV, from the coding sequence ATGAAACCACATATTTTTAAGATTGAATGCCTGACTGATATGCATGTAGGAAACGGCGAGGCAAATTACAACATTATCGACAACGAGGTACAGAAGGATACAGTTTTGCAGGACGTGCCGATTATTCAATCATCTGGAGTTAAAGGTGCGTTAAAACAGCATTTTGAGGGAATTTGGGGAAAGGAATCAAAATATACTAAGCAAGTTTTCGGCGGCGAAATTGAAACAACAGACGCAGATGGCAGCAAGAAAAAAACTACAAAGGAAGGCGCATATAAATTTTTCACAGCCGTTTGTCTTGCGCGTCCGCTTAGAGTTTCAGATGGCGAAAAGCCTTATGTCCTCGCAACTTCATACGATGTTTTGGATTCGTTTAAATCCCTTTTGGATGGGCTTAAACTTAAGAGTGGATATGAAAATTTAATAGGCAGTTTTTTTGATGGAGATAAAGTTGAGGTCGAGGGGAAGCCGACTGTTTTAAAGAAAACTAGTTCTAAAAAATCTATTTTTAAGGAGGATTTCGTCGTTTTTAACAGTTTGCAGGACTTTGCGCTTCCCGTCCGCGCCCGAAACTTCCTAGATGATGGAGGAATAAGCAAAAATCTCTGGTATGAAGAGCTTGTTCCTCACAAAAGCATTTTCTATTTTGCAATTCTTGTTCCCGACGACGACCAGCTTTTTGCTGAATTTAAAGAAAAATTAGAAGCTTCGCCGGTTCAGTTCGGCGGCAATGCAAGCGTTGGAAACGGCTATACAACAGTCACGGAGGTAGAGGTATGA
- a CDS encoding type III-B CRISPR module-associated Cmr3 family protein — translation MINKVIFIKLTPLEPYFLGGERVFEIGEQNTHYYIRSLDVPTQTTLFGVLRFMMMSDTRKKSSNEKYADKPRLNNAGSTSFNLLDNSKSFGCIEKISPLYIVDNDNKLYIPTPSDHNSNSNVGDDGKIIYTPFKTDSDYYKEVETTDGLKKFPEDYNAKRGNIGGWMRVDNGEICMDLLKSVPRVGIYKKGDIEAFFKREYKMLKKGFSFGFFAYFDENKRGAQTGEYIKQKIVYLGQGKSPFSVDTYGDVDENIFSEPTDKTKELLQPHILYAQSDLYLNEIYENVRDFYKNFCFVNAETKDFRGFVTDFTKTDIKNRFKRYSMTIKLIKAGSIFYAKKNTDLIKKFDTSHAKIAGFNNIIFKGENL, via the coding sequence ATGATTAATAAAGTTATTTTTATAAAGCTCACTCCGTTAGAACCGTATTTTCTCGGCGGCGAACGTGTCTTTGAAATAGGAGAGCAAAACACCCATTATTACATAAGGTCGCTTGATGTTCCGACGCAGACGACGCTTTTCGGGGTTTTGCGATTTATGATGATGAGCGATACGAGAAAGAAAAGCAGTAATGAAAAATACGCTGATAAGCCACGCTTAAACAATGCCGGTTCAACAAGCTTTAACCTGCTTGATAACAGCAAAAGCTTTGGCTGTATCGAGAAAATTTCGCCGCTTTATATCGTTGATAACGACAATAAACTCTACATTCCAACGCCCTCGGATCACAACTCGAATTCAAATGTAGGCGATGACGGCAAAATTATCTACACTCCTTTTAAAACAGATTCAGACTATTATAAAGAAGTCGAAACAACTGACGGGCTGAAAAAATTTCCTGAAGATTATAATGCGAAAAGAGGCAATATCGGGGGCTGGATGCGTGTTGATAACGGGGAAATCTGCATGGATTTGCTAAAAAGCGTTCCCAGAGTGGGAATTTACAAAAAAGGTGACATTGAAGCCTTTTTCAAGCGCGAATATAAAATGCTTAAAAAAGGCTTTTCCTTTGGCTTTTTTGCATATTTTGACGAAAACAAACGTGGCGCACAGACCGGCGAATATATCAAGCAAAAAATTGTTTATTTAGGACAGGGGAAATCACCTTTTTCTGTTGATACATATGGAGATGTTGATGAAAACATTTTTTCAGAGCCAACAGATAAAACAAAAGAGCTTTTACAGCCGCATATTTTATATGCTCAATCTGATTTATATTTAAATGAAATTTATGAAAACGTCCGTGATTTTTATAAAAATTTTTGCTTTGTAAATGCTGAAACCAAGGACTTTCGCGGCTTTGTTACCGACTTTACAAAAACTGATATTAAAAACAGATTTAAGCGCTATTCGATGACGATTAAGCTTATAAAAGCCGGTAGTATTTTTTACGCGAAAAAAAATACTGATTTGATAAAAAAATTCGATACATCTCATGCGAAAATTGCCGGATTCAACAACATTATTTTTAAAGGAGAAAACCTATGA
- a CDS encoding Cas10/Cmr2 second palm domain-containing protein, whose translation MTNQTYIAITIGPIYDTITLTSSPAGLWAASYMFSYISKRLCEIIVANGITEKPENIISPYFDNKKAASDGIGRYHDRIVFIPSDADSALKELDEAFNEICADLSMIFSDNGSQKDWFRDYLQLHAVVFSCDKQPLLECSKYLDPIELEKTFPIGGESPVKELLDSSKNNQNITIKTKIRDKMSDGNWPFPNAAGKNGKGRLPDMEDITGRRSETKSSRKRKKINSYYAIVKTDGDGFGKYIEKLESGEERKFSEKCFAYCSDSANLIKDYGGIPIYAGGDDLLFIAPLKDKENGERTIIDLMDDLKNKFECHFGKGEDKPTLSAGVVIRYFKYPLYEAFDEANYQLFQLSKKVYEKDGKGGKNSVSVSLQKHSGKSVEFILDKFNKSNVTEKLIELMKLHENGEVLQSIKDKIWKYKMLFIHAQATDADALKSVFANTFDDDIHNHYEDILNRVRELYEALEPTELLVDHRLNEHKEKSKEEIRRQLRLEMLDQMLRFAKFWGEDGEENDD comes from the coding sequence ATGACTAACCAAACCTACATTGCTATAACAATCGGCCCCATCTACGACACAATCACCCTTACAAGCTCCCCTGCTGGACTTTGGGCGGCAAGCTATATGTTTTCTTACATATCAAAAAGGCTTTGCGAAATTATAGTTGCCAATGGAATAACGGAAAAGCCTGAAAATATAATTTCTCCGTATTTTGATAATAAAAAAGCTGCTTCAGACGGAATCGGACGATACCACGACAGAATTGTTTTTATTCCAAGTGACGCTGATTCCGCACTTAAAGAACTTGATGAAGCTTTTAATGAAATCTGCGCTGACTTGTCAATGATATTCAGCGATAACGGCAGTCAAAAAGACTGGTTTAGAGATTATCTACAGCTTCATGCGGTTGTGTTTAGCTGCGACAAACAGCCCCTTTTGGAATGCTCAAAATATCTCGACCCGATAGAACTTGAAAAGACATTTCCAATAGGTGGGGAAAGCCCAGTAAAAGAGCTTTTGGACAGCTCTAAAAATAATCAGAATATCACAATAAAAACCAAAATAAGAGATAAAATGAGCGATGGAAATTGGCCTTTTCCGAATGCAGCAGGCAAAAATGGCAAAGGACGCCTGCCGGATATGGAGGATATAACAGGTCGACGCTCTGAAACAAAAAGCAGTCGAAAACGCAAAAAAATAAACTCTTACTATGCGATTGTAAAAACTGACGGAGATGGCTTTGGCAAATATATTGAGAAACTTGAAAGCGGTGAAGAACGCAAATTTTCTGAAAAATGCTTTGCTTATTGCTCGGATTCGGCAAATTTGATTAAAGATTATGGAGGAATACCGATTTATGCCGGCGGCGACGACTTGCTTTTCATTGCGCCGCTGAAGGATAAAGAAAACGGCGAACGCACAATAATCGATTTAATGGATGACTTAAAAAATAAGTTCGAGTGCCATTTTGGTAAAGGAGAGGACAAGCCGACGCTTTCGGCAGGAGTTGTTATACGCTATTTTAAATATCCGCTTTATGAAGCGTTTGACGAGGCGAATTATCAGCTTTTTCAGCTTTCTAAAAAAGTATATGAAAAAGACGGAAAAGGCGGGAAAAACTCTGTTTCCGTTTCCCTTCAAAAGCACAGTGGAAAATCGGTTGAATTTATTTTAGACAAATTTAATAAAAGCAACGTGACAGAAAAGCTTATTGAGCTTATGAAACTGCACGAAAATGGTGAAGTCCTTCAATCAATTAAGGATAAAATTTGGAAGTATAAAATGCTTTTTATTCATGCCCAAGCAACCGACGCAGATGCACTAAAAAGTGTTTTTGCCAATACCTTTGACGATGATATTCACAATCATTACGAGGACATTTTAAATAGGGTTCGCGAACTTTATGAAGCTTTAGAACCAACCGAGCTGCTTGTTGACCATAGGCTGAATGAACATAAAGAAAAATCGAAAGAAGAAATCAGGCGGCAATTACGGCTTGAAATGCTTGATCAAATGCTTAGGTTTGCGAAGTTTTGGGGAGAGGACGGTGAGGAAAACGATGATTAA
- a CDS encoding IS5 family transposase, translating into MSMSALCDELAQARTKKKEFLEQIERIVPWGKWVAMIKPCYYKGEHGNKPYDLELMLRLYLLQNLYNLSDEATVAETIDSRAFSDFCGVESSNQVPDGDTLGRFRNILIQNGLQEQLFAQVANLLQQKGLLLKKGTIVDSTIIAAPSSTKNQEKQRDPDAHQVKKGNAWHFGYKAHVGVDKDSGLVHTVEVTAANVHDVAMTSKLLTGEESVVYGDSGYLGAEKREDAIIKNNAGKRIRYKFNRRPSQIKKGSNRSQAQLKRREHEKSSVRAKVEHVFAVVKGLLRYRKTRYRGLQKQTAKLNMMFALANLILADRPCLSV; encoded by the coding sequence ATGAGTATGTCAGCTCTGTGCGATGAACTGGCACAGGCGCGTACGAAGAAAAAAGAATTTCTCGAGCAGATTGAGCGCATCGTTCCATGGGGGAAATGGGTGGCCATGATCAAGCCGTGCTACTACAAAGGAGAGCACGGAAACAAGCCCTATGATTTGGAACTGATGCTGCGGCTGTATCTGCTGCAAAACCTATATAATCTATCCGACGAAGCAACGGTGGCTGAAACGATCGACAGTCGTGCCTTTTCGGATTTCTGCGGCGTGGAATCAAGCAATCAGGTGCCGGACGGGGATACGCTGGGAAGATTTCGTAATATTCTCATACAAAACGGTTTGCAGGAGCAGTTGTTTGCGCAGGTGGCAAATTTGCTGCAACAAAAGGGACTGCTTCTGAAAAAGGGTACCATTGTGGATTCCACCATCATAGCCGCTCCGTCCTCCACGAAAAATCAGGAGAAGCAGCGAGACCCGGATGCACATCAGGTGAAGAAGGGCAATGCGTGGCACTTTGGCTACAAGGCACATGTTGGGGTGGATAAGGATAGCGGGCTTGTTCACACGGTTGAGGTAACGGCCGCCAATGTCCATGATGTCGCCATGACCTCCAAACTGCTGACCGGAGAGGAAAGCGTTGTATACGGAGACAGCGGATATTTGGGAGCGGAAAAGCGCGAGGATGCCATTATAAAGAACAATGCTGGCAAGCGTATCCGTTACAAGTTCAATCGTCGCCCATCGCAAATCAAAAAGGGTTCCAACAGGTCGCAAGCCCAACTCAAGCGCAGAGAGCACGAAAAGTCATCGGTTCGTGCCAAAGTAGAACATGTTTTTGCCGTTGTGAAAGGTCTGTTACGGTACCGAAAGACGCGATACCGAGGTCTGCAAAAGCAGACCGCCAAACTGAATATGATGTTTGCGTTGGCGAATCTGATTCTGGCTGACAGGCCCTGCCTGTCAGTCTGA
- a CDS encoding integrase core domain-containing protein: protein MKYDKDYLKDYEDIRDARRQIVNFIHGYNFEKLHSALGYQIPAKNYNSVLMTQMCSKITWKYQVH, encoded by the coding sequence CTGAAATATGATAAGGATTATTTGAAGGATTACGAAGATATCCGGGATGCCCGCAGACAGATCGTGAATTTCATCCACGGGTATAATTTCGAAAAGCTGCATTCGGCCCTTGGGTACCAAATTCCTGCGAAAAATTATAATTCCGTCTTGATGACGCAGATGTGTAGCAAAATAACTTGGAAATATCAAGTTCATTAA
- a CDS encoding ATP-binding cassette domain-containing protein yields MDAVEICGFTKILKGREVLKDINLTLKQGTVNGLFGHNGSGKSMLMRAISGLIYPTKGSVTVFGKELGKDISFPSSMGIVIENVGFWPYYTGFENLKTLAAIKNKITDEQIKHSIQRVGLDPEDKRTYRKYSLGMKQRLGIAQAIMEEPELLMLDEPTNALDDDGIEKIRQIIHEENERGATIVLASHNKEDLRLLCDHFYKMNDGCLAEGEIEK; encoded by the coding sequence TTGGATGCCGTAGAAATCTGTGGGTTTACTAAAATCTTAAAAGGACGAGAGGTCTTGAAAGATATTAATCTGACTTTAAAACAGGGGACCGTAAATGGGCTGTTTGGACATAATGGATCCGGAAAGTCAATGCTAATGAGGGCAATTTCTGGCCTGATTTATCCGACTAAGGGCTCTGTAACGGTGTTTGGAAAAGAACTTGGGAAAGATATCTCCTTTCCGTCCAGCATGGGGATAGTAATTGAGAATGTGGGCTTCTGGCCGTACTATACAGGATTTGAAAATCTCAAAACGCTCGCTGCTATAAAAAATAAAATTACGGATGAGCAGATTAAGCATAGTATTCAGCGAGTGGGTCTTGACCCTGAAGACAAACGTACTTATCGAAAATATTCGTTAGGAATGAAACAGCGGCTTGGTATCGCACAGGCGATTATGGAAGAACCTGAATTATTAATGCTGGATGAGCCGACGAATGCTTTGGATGATGATGGAATAGAAAAAATTCGGCAAATTATTCATGAAGAAAATGAGCGCGGTGCAACAATTGTTTTAGCCAGCCATAATAAAGAGGATCTTAGGTTGCTTTGTGATCACTTTTATAAAATGAATGATGGTTGTTTGGCAGAGGGAGAGATAGAAAAATGA
- a CDS encoding IS3 family transposase, producing MQDHQQAYRLVFEYIKTFYNTVRIHSHYDYISPDE from the coding sequence ATTCAAGATCATCAGCAAGCCTATCGCTTGGTGTTCGAGTACATCAAAACCTTTTACAATACTGTCCGAATTCACAGTCACTATGATTATATATCACCGGATGAATAG
- a CDS encoding heavy-metal-associated domain-containing protein, producing the protein MATAIIVVLLVLLAVYSVKSFTKKMANGCCGGGDAPHKEKVADRDPSHYPYHATLKIGGMSCKNCEIRVENALNTLDGVWARVSLRDKAADVRLKRPLSAEQLAAPVCRAGYSVSDVTFSNDGKAA; encoded by the coding sequence ATGGCAACTGCAATCATCGTTGTTCTGCTGGTACTGCTGGCAGTTTACAGTGTCAAAAGTTTTACTAAAAAGATGGCGAACGGCTGCTGCGGCGGCGGAGACGCCCCGCATAAAGAGAAAGTGGCGGATCGCGACCCGTCCCATTACCCCTATCATGCCACGCTGAAAATAGGTGGGATGTCCTGCAAAAATTGTGAAATTCGGGTGGAAAATGCACTGAACACGCTAGATGGCGTGTGGGCGCGCGTCAGTCTGCGGGACAAAGCGGCCGATGTGCGCTTGAAGCGCCCCTTAAGCGCGGAGCAGCTGGCCGCGCCGGTGTGCCGAGCGGGCTACTCGGTGTCGGATGTCACCTTTTCGAACGATGGAAAAGCAGCATAA
- a CDS encoding metal-dependent transcriptional regulator, whose amino-acid sequence MEFTETHLRYLLAIYSIARLERDVCSTSIARYLKVSGASVSRMLRVLMEKQWIVKKRYGKIYLTDQGFLLARDFDRKMKMLEQRIPMMQLPYEKEEAEELAFAMAAVLLRREQAACDGETCPASCKAE is encoded by the coding sequence ATGGAGTTCACGGAAACGCATCTGCGGTATTTGCTTGCGATTTATTCCATTGCCAGGCTGGAGCGCGATGTCTGCTCAACCAGCATTGCGCGCTACCTAAAGGTCAGCGGCGCATCGGTTTCGCGGATGTTGCGGGTGTTGATGGAAAAGCAGTGGATTGTCAAAAAGCGTTATGGAAAGATTTACTTGACAGATCAGGGGTTCCTGCTTGCGCGGGACTTTGACCGGAAGATGAAGATGCTGGAGCAACGGATTCCCATGATGCAACTGCCGTACGAAAAGGAAGAAGCGGAAGAACTGGCTTTTGCAATGGCGGCGGTGCTTTTGCGCAGAGAGCAGGCTGCTTGTGACGGGGAAACCTGCCCGGCATCATGCAAGGCAGAGTAA
- a CDS encoding flavodoxin produces the protein MKKTAVVYWSGTGNTETMANLVLEGISAAGGQGSLFPAGDFSAEQAKTFEAFALGCPSMGTEQLEESEFEPLYEELKPLLSGKPVVLFGSYGWGDGEWMRNWAEDCESAGANLVAEPVTANGAPDTDASEACKALGQAVAKA, from the coding sequence ATGAAGAAAACAGCTGTCGTATATTGGAGCGGAACAGGCAATACGGAAACCATGGCAAACTTGGTTTTGGAGGGGATTTCCGCGGCAGGCGGACAGGGCAGCCTGTTTCCGGCAGGGGATTTTTCCGCTGAGCAGGCAAAAACATTTGAGGCTTTTGCGCTGGGGTGCCCTTCGATGGGAACCGAACAACTGGAGGAGTCTGAATTTGAACCGCTCTATGAGGAACTGAAACCGTTGCTTTCCGGCAAACCGGTGGTGCTGTTCGGCTCTTACGGTTGGGGCGACGGCGAGTGGATGCGCAATTGGGCAGAAGACTGCGAATCCGCCGGTGCCAACCTTGTGGCTGAACCGGTGACAGCCAACGGCGCACCTGACACGGACGCTTCCGAAGCCTGCAAGGCACTGGGACAGGCGGTTGCCAAAGCCTGA
- a CDS encoding DUF3793 family protein — protein sequence MENLLERALVEFCAPALAGVKPANLFSCRSHNVRQVKREARQWNRRLRPFGLSVAVLRVRRAEGSSLIYVYRPAQLQAILSDSAVQAFLQTRGYAAGGDILCQLRRLSERLRAAQEFPHEVGVFLGYPLRDVIGFVQNRGAHCTCCGTWKCYGDAREAQRYFARCEKCREIYRAMFRQGTPVLRLVVAA from the coding sequence ATGGAAAATCTGCTTGAGCGCGCACTGGTGGAATTTTGTGCGCCCGCGCTGGCGGGCGTGAAGCCCGCCAATTTGTTTTCCTGCCGCAGCCACAACGTTCGGCAAGTCAAGCGGGAAGCCCGGCAGTGGAACCGCAGGCTTCGCCCGTTTGGGCTTTCTGTTGCGGTTTTGCGCGTCCGTCGCGCTGAGGGAAGCAGCTTAATTTATGTGTATCGTCCGGCGCAGCTGCAGGCAATTCTGTCGGACAGCGCCGTGCAAGCGTTCCTGCAGACACGCGGTTACGCTGCCGGCGGCGATATATTGTGCCAGCTGCGCCGCCTTTCCGAGCGCCTGCGGGCGGCACAGGAGTTTCCACATGAAGTGGGTGTCTTTTTGGGCTATCCGCTTCGGGATGTCATTGGCTTTGTGCAGAACCGCGGGGCGCACTGCACCTGCTGCGGTACCTGGAAATGCTACGGGGATGCACGCGAGGCGCAGCGCTACTTTGCACGCTGTGAAAAGTGTCGGGAGATTTATCGTGCAATGTTCCGGCAGGGTACGCCGGTTTTGCGGCTCGTTGTGGCCGCTTAA
- a CDS encoding DUF2325 domain-containing protein: MIVGGYDYMEPQYRRICEQYGCKAKMFSWMKGELKRKIGSPDLIVLFTGTVSHKMARCARDSAKHCHAAFEQCHCSSLQSLRRILEQHCACADGGEADGKSA, encoded by the coding sequence GTGATTGTCGGCGGCTATGACTACATGGAGCCGCAGTACCGCAGAATTTGCGAGCAGTACGGCTGCAAGGCCAAGATGTTCAGCTGGATGAAGGGGGAGTTGAAGCGGAAGATCGGTTCGCCGGATTTAATCGTCCTCTTTACCGGCACGGTTTCGCACAAAATGGCGCGCTGCGCGCGGGACTCCGCAAAACACTGCCACGCAGCGTTCGAGCAGTGTCACTGCAGTAGTTTGCAGTCCCTGCGGCGGATTTTAGAGCAGCACTGTGCCTGCGCGGATGGAGGAGAAGCGGATGGAAAATCTGCTTGA
- a CDS encoding class I SAM-dependent methyltransferase gives MEEVERKPYEQYRSPQGKTGREILALMNEKHYRLTTWGLGKIKIKPDDTILDIGCGGGRTVARLAKAASRGAVYGIDHAEESILYATAHNREAVRAGKVSILKADADDLPFLRGTFDKVTAVETTYFWPDLLKCFGQVFHVLKPGGTFLIVNEAYEDPAFAERNAALKQDGNLRLFTPEQVKKLLHAAGFSRVSIYLEEDQNWICCKAQK, from the coding sequence GTGGAAGAAGTCGAACGAAAGCCTTATGAACAGTACCGCAGTCCGCAGGGAAAAACAGGCCGTGAGATTCTGGCCCTGATGAACGAAAAGCACTACCGCCTGACCACCTGGGGGCTTGGGAAAATCAAAATCAAGCCGGACGACACCATTCTGGACATCGGCTGCGGCGGCGGGCGCACCGTCGCGCGGCTGGCAAAAGCGGCAAGCCGCGGCGCTGTGTATGGAATCGACCACGCCGAAGAATCCATTCTGTATGCCACGGCACACAATCGGGAAGCCGTGCGCGCGGGCAAGGTTTCCATTTTGAAAGCAGATGCGGACGACCTGCCCTTTCTCAGAGGTACGTTTGACAAAGTCACCGCTGTGGAAACCACCTACTTCTGGCCCGACCTTTTGAAGTGCTTCGGGCAGGTCTTTCATGTGCTGAAACCGGGCGGCACCTTTCTGATTGTCAATGAAGCTTACGAGGACCCTGCGTTTGCAGAACGAAACGCTGCCCTCAAGCAGGACGGCAACCTGCGGCTTTTTACGCCGGAGCAGGTAAAAAAGCTGCTGCACGCTGCCGGATTTTCCAGAGTCAGCATTTATTTAGAAGAAGACCAAAACTGGATCTGCTGCAAAGCGCAGAAATAA